One window from the genome of Amphiprion ocellaris isolate individual 3 ecotype Okinawa chromosome 23, ASM2253959v1, whole genome shotgun sequence encodes:
- the sst5 gene encoding somatostatin-1, whose product MLRPQVQVLLVALCSSVVLVRVNGAPHWDMLTETLRAEVTNDKDLTRMLLLKLMSELVAARGDEMLRELEAEVGGRDEVMRRHIPLSQRERKAGCRNFFWKTFTSC is encoded by the exons ATGCTTCGCCCTCAGGTGCAGGTTCTTCTGGTGGCTTTATGTTCATCTGTGGTGCTGGTGCGGGTCAACGGTGCTCCACACTGGGACATGCTGACAGAAACACTAAGAGCAGAAGTCACAAATGACAAG GATCTGACTCGCATGCTCCTGCTGAAGCTCATGTCTGAACTGGTGGCAGCCAGAGGAGACGAGATGCTGCGTGAGCTGGAGGCAGAGGTGGGAGGCAGAGATGAGGTGATGAGGCGACACATTCCCCTCTCCCAAAGAGAGCGCAAGGCGGGCTGCCGCAACTTCTTCTGGAAGACTTTCACCTCGTGTTAG
- the bcl6b gene encoding B-cell CLL/lymphoma 6 member B protein isoform X2 yields the protein MMEVLEGHRVDRGQAMRAPADGYVKEFTRHSNDVLLNLNELRHRSILTDTTLVIGNVHLQAHCAVLVACSGFFYSLYSHRVMLQGRGGCREQLMTVSLPSTLDPSSVSLLLDFMYTSRLPLTPSIVSGVLAVATYLQMDHVADTCRDFMWLHSTNNVSARHPQLELDSRVSVASVAPKEGDLYNPGPQRSLPTAGTTRIPAMAGDSFKPGAFLTCQPRSKELKGEPESPTMGTSSPNSPARSSCQPNSPAESNTCNKNLVNDTKTTPDPKACNWKKYKYIVLNPLCAATTVKVEEGEEPQSQASPTADSMSSVPKAPTEAWSGEVPGQIDRQGQASCYEGSGRAPPLGPPPSVDHQTVPPSYKEGPAANHNQHPIKRENYYVPYCYSGNLQGTKSVCSGDKPYRCNVCGAQFNRPANLKTHSRIHSGEKPYRCDTCGARFVQVAHLRAHVLIHTGEKPYPCHTCGTRFRHLQTLKSHLRIHTGEKPYTCEKCDLHFRHKSQLRLHLRQKHGAVTNTKICYKVLTEPYQPILQAC from the exons ATGATGGAAGTGTTGGAAGGGCACAGAGTGGACAGAGGGCAGGCGATGAGGGCCCCAGCTGATGGATACGTGAAGGAGTTCACACGCCACTCCAACGATGTGCTGCTGAACCTGAATGAACTCCGGCATCGAAGCATCCTGACCGACACCACCCTGGTTATCGGCAACGTGCATCTGCAGGCGCACTGTGCCGTGCTCGTGGCCTGCAG TGGGTTCTTCTACTCGCTCTACTCCCACCGTGTGATGCTTCAGGGGCGTGGTGGCTGCAGGGAGCAGCTCATGACCGTGTCTCTCCCCAGTACCTTGGATCCATCCAGTGTCTCCCTGCTGCTTGACTTCATGTACACCTCCCGCCTCCCTCTGACACCGAGCATTGTCTCCGGAGTGCTGGCTGTTGCCACCTACTTGCAGATGGACCACGTGGCCGATACCTGCCGGGATTTCATGTGGCTGCACAG CACGAATAATGTGAGTGCTAGACACCCTCAATTGGAGCTGGACTCCAGGGTGTCTGTAGCTTCTGTAGCCCCCAAAGAAGGGGACCTATATAATCCAGGACCCCAAAGATCACTCCCAACAGCTGGGACGACCAG gatCCCTGCGATGGCTGGGGACTCTTTCAAGCCAGGGGCTTTCCTGACCTGCCAGCCCAGGTCAAAAGAGCTAAAAGGAGAGCCTGAGTCACCCACCATGGGCACTTCATCTCCAAACAGCCCCGCCCGCTCGAGCTGCCAACCGAACTCTCCCGCTGAGTCCAACACTTGCAACAAAAACCTTGTG aatgataCCAAAACCACACCAGACCCAAAGGCCTGCAACTGGAAGAAATACAAGTACATTGTTCTCAATCCTCTCTGTGCTGCCACTACGGTGAAAGTAGAGGAAGGGGAGGAACCCCAAAGTCAAGCATCACCCACTGCAGACAGCATGAGCTCAGTACCAAAAGCACCAACAGAGGCGTGGTCTGGAGAAGTGCCTGGTCAGATTGATAG ACAGGGGCAGGCCTCCTGCTACGAGGGTTCTGGCCGAGCCCCTCCCCTCGGGCCACCTCCCTCTGTGGACCACCAAACAGTGCCTCCCTCCTACAAGGAAGGGCCAG CTGCTAACCACAACCAACATCCAATCAAGCGTGAGAACTACTATGTGCCCTACTGTTATTCTGGAAACCTGCAAGGAACCAAGTCTGTCTGCTCAG GTGACAAACCGTACCGCTGTAACGTGTGTGGAGCTCAGTTCAACCGACCGGCCAACCTGAAGACTCACTCCCGCATTCACTCTGGAGAGAAACCTTACCGCTGTGACACCTGTGGCGCGCGATTTGTTCAG GTTGCCCACCTGAGGGCCCACGTTTTGATCCATACAGGGGAAAAGCCTTACCCCTGCCACACCTGTGGAACCCGGTTCCGCCACCTGCAGACCCTGAAGAGCCATTTGCGCATCCACACCGGAGAGAAGCCTTACACT TGTGAGAAGTGCGACCTGCATTTCCGACACAAGAGCCAGCTGCGTCTGCACCTGCGCCAGAAACACGGAGCTGTCACCAACACCAAAATCTGCTACAAGGTGCTGACTGAGCCCTACCAGCCTATCCTGCAGGCCTGCTGA
- the trip6 gene encoding thyroid receptor-interacting protein 6 — protein MSGPTWLPPRTLDSPERAVPQMSHSAGAAIYRAPNKKGTSDFRPKYGPYDQNGGEGMTNRYMATEHTGGPIHHSSGDHYYSPPHGPKEDRNWSPHMDSYELMHRGPEKPASYHSKIDADIDSLTSMLADLDSHPQDSSTQLYDNVPYNKYLSGDHYKPAHQSAAPPQSRPSMGYNLHPQSQYHPAPLYPSEHQTPQYSTSHQQDYYSSSSPKPYPQPVPASYTTASTPTGPRFSVQVKTAQPVTYSQTGRQAEQAYTPPPPRQHVSRPPPQTQTGPQGWYPPHPSSQVQEMHSDGGYKGSGSGSGGRVNQVPVSKRGMENNRTGSGSAQSPAYQSSKQGMTASRPEEELDRLTKKLVYDMNHPPAEDYFGRCARCGDNVVGDGSGCIAMEQVFHVECFTCITCHARLRGQPFYALDKKSYCESCYISTLERCSKCSKPILDRILRAMGKAYHPRCFTCIVCNCCLDGVPFTVDATSQIHCIEDFHRKYAPRCSVCGEPIMPEPGQEETVRIVALDRSFHVNCYVCEECGLLLSSEGEGRGCYPLDGHILCKSCSARRIQDLSAKISTDC, from the exons ATGTCTGGTCCCACTTGGCTGCCACCGAGGACTCTGGATAGCCCAGAGCGAGCCGTCCCCCAGATGTCCCACTCTGCTGGGGCAGCAATCTATCGAGCCCCCAACAAGAAGGGCACGTCTGACTTTAGACCAAAATATGGTCCCTATGACCAGAACGGCGGAGAAGGAATGACCAACAGGTACATGGCGACTGAACACACAG GTGGCCCTATTCATCACTCCTCTGGCGATCACTATTACTCTCCCCCCCATGGTCCCAAAGAAGACCGCAACTGGAGCCCTCACATGGACAGCTATGAACTGATG CATCGTGGCCCTGAAAAGCCAGCAAGCTATCACTCCAAAATTGATGCCGATATTGACTCCCTCACCAGTATGCTTGCTGATCTGGACAGCCACCCACAGGACTCCAGCACGCAA CTCTACGACAATGTGCCTTACAACAAATACCTCTCAGGGGATCACTATAAGCCTGCACACCAGAGCGCAGCCCCTCCCCAGAGTCGGCCATCCATGGGCTACAACCTTCATCCCCAGAGCCAGTACCACCCAGCGCCTCTTTACCCCAGCGAGCACCAGACACCTCAGTACTCCACTTCCCACCAGCAGGACTACTACTCCTCTTCAAGCCCTAAACCCTACCCTCAGCCCGTTCCAGCGTCCTACACCACTGCCTCAACTCCCACTGGGCCCAGGTTCAGCGTCCAGGTCAAGACAGCACAGCCAGTCACCTACTCTCAGACAGGGAGGCAGGCTGAACAGGCCTACACCCCGCCCCCTCCTCGCCAACATGTGTCACGACCTCCACCCCAGACTCAGACGGGTCCGCAAGGGTGGTACCCACCACATCCCAGCTCGCAAGTTCAGGAGATGCACTCTGATGGGGGGTACAAGGGGAGCGGCTCAGGATCTGGAGGAAGAGTTAACCAGGTTCCAGTGTCCAAGAGAGGGATGGAAAATAATCGGACAGGGTCTGGATCTGCACAGAGTCCTGCTTATCAGTCCAGCAAG CAGGGGATGACCGCTTCAAGGCCTGAGGAAGAGCTGGATCGACTCACCAAGAAGCTGGTGTATGATATGAACCACCCCCCTGCAGAGGACTATTTTG GCCGCTGTGCCCGCTGTGGCGACAACGTGGTCGGTGATGGCAGCGGCTGTATTGCCATGGAGCAAGTGTTCCACGTGGAGTGTTTCACATGCATCACCTGCCACGCACGTCTCCGAGGGCAACCCTTCTACGCTCTTGACAAAAAGAGTTACTGTGAGAGCTGTTACATT agCACACTAGAGCGTTGTTCAAAGTGCTCTAAACCCATTCTGGATCGCATCTTGCGGGCCATGGGAAAAGCCTACCATCCTCGCTGTTTCACCTGCATAGTGTGTAACTGCTGCTTGGACGGGGTGCCCTTTACAGTGGACGCCACGTCTCAGATACATTGCATAGAGGACTTTCACAG GAAGTATGCGCCTCGCTGCTCAGTGTGTGGTGAGCCCATCATGCCTGAACCAGGGCAGGAGGAGACTGTCAGGATTGTAGCTCTGGACCGCAGCTTTCATGTCAACTGTTACGTTTGTGAG GAATGCGGCCTCCTGCTGTCGTCTGAAGGCGAGGGTCGAGGCTGCTACCCGCTGGATGGCCACATCTTGTGTAAGAGCTGCAGCGCTCGCCGCATCCAGGACCTCTCAGCCAAAATTTCCACTGACTGCTAA
- the bcl6b gene encoding B-cell CLL/lymphoma 6 member B protein isoform X1: MMEVLEGHRVDRGQAMRAPADGYVKEFTRHSNDVLLNLNELRHRSILTDTTLVIGNVHLQAHCAVLVACSGFFYSLYSHRVMLQGRGGCREQLMTVSLPSTLDPSSVSLLLDFMYTSRLPLTPSIVSGVLAVATYLQMDHVADTCRDFMWLHSTNNVSARHPQLELDSRVSVASVAPKEGDLYNPGPQRSLPTAGTTRIPAMAGDSFKPGAFLTCQPRSKELKGEPESPTMGTSSPNSPARSSCQPNSPAESNTCNKNLVNDTKTTPDPKACNWKKYKYIVLNPLCAATTVKVEEGEEPQSQASPTADSMSSVPKAPTEAWSGEVPGQIDRQGQASCYEGSGRAPPLGPPPSVDHQTVPPSYKEGPEAANHNQHPIKRENYYVPYCYSGNLQGTKSVCSGDKPYRCNVCGAQFNRPANLKTHSRIHSGEKPYRCDTCGARFVQVAHLRAHVLIHTGEKPYPCHTCGTRFRHLQTLKSHLRIHTGEKPYTCEKCDLHFRHKSQLRLHLRQKHGAVTNTKICYKVLTEPYQPILQAC, translated from the exons ATGATGGAAGTGTTGGAAGGGCACAGAGTGGACAGAGGGCAGGCGATGAGGGCCCCAGCTGATGGATACGTGAAGGAGTTCACACGCCACTCCAACGATGTGCTGCTGAACCTGAATGAACTCCGGCATCGAAGCATCCTGACCGACACCACCCTGGTTATCGGCAACGTGCATCTGCAGGCGCACTGTGCCGTGCTCGTGGCCTGCAG TGGGTTCTTCTACTCGCTCTACTCCCACCGTGTGATGCTTCAGGGGCGTGGTGGCTGCAGGGAGCAGCTCATGACCGTGTCTCTCCCCAGTACCTTGGATCCATCCAGTGTCTCCCTGCTGCTTGACTTCATGTACACCTCCCGCCTCCCTCTGACACCGAGCATTGTCTCCGGAGTGCTGGCTGTTGCCACCTACTTGCAGATGGACCACGTGGCCGATACCTGCCGGGATTTCATGTGGCTGCACAG CACGAATAATGTGAGTGCTAGACACCCTCAATTGGAGCTGGACTCCAGGGTGTCTGTAGCTTCTGTAGCCCCCAAAGAAGGGGACCTATATAATCCAGGACCCCAAAGATCACTCCCAACAGCTGGGACGACCAG gatCCCTGCGATGGCTGGGGACTCTTTCAAGCCAGGGGCTTTCCTGACCTGCCAGCCCAGGTCAAAAGAGCTAAAAGGAGAGCCTGAGTCACCCACCATGGGCACTTCATCTCCAAACAGCCCCGCCCGCTCGAGCTGCCAACCGAACTCTCCCGCTGAGTCCAACACTTGCAACAAAAACCTTGTG aatgataCCAAAACCACACCAGACCCAAAGGCCTGCAACTGGAAGAAATACAAGTACATTGTTCTCAATCCTCTCTGTGCTGCCACTACGGTGAAAGTAGAGGAAGGGGAGGAACCCCAAAGTCAAGCATCACCCACTGCAGACAGCATGAGCTCAGTACCAAAAGCACCAACAGAGGCGTGGTCTGGAGAAGTGCCTGGTCAGATTGATAG ACAGGGGCAGGCCTCCTGCTACGAGGGTTCTGGCCGAGCCCCTCCCCTCGGGCCACCTCCCTCTGTGGACCACCAAACAGTGCCTCCCTCCTACAAGGAAGGGCCAG AAGCTGCTAACCACAACCAACATCCAATCAAGCGTGAGAACTACTATGTGCCCTACTGTTATTCTGGAAACCTGCAAGGAACCAAGTCTGTCTGCTCAG GTGACAAACCGTACCGCTGTAACGTGTGTGGAGCTCAGTTCAACCGACCGGCCAACCTGAAGACTCACTCCCGCATTCACTCTGGAGAGAAACCTTACCGCTGTGACACCTGTGGCGCGCGATTTGTTCAG GTTGCCCACCTGAGGGCCCACGTTTTGATCCATACAGGGGAAAAGCCTTACCCCTGCCACACCTGTGGAACCCGGTTCCGCCACCTGCAGACCCTGAAGAGCCATTTGCGCATCCACACCGGAGAGAAGCCTTACACT TGTGAGAAGTGCGACCTGCATTTCCGACACAAGAGCCAGCTGCGTCTGCACCTGCGCCAGAAACACGGAGCTGTCACCAACACCAAAATCTGCTACAAGGTGCTGACTGAGCCCTACCAGCCTATCCTGCAGGCCTGCTGA